From one Formosa sediminum genomic stretch:
- a CDS encoding carboxypeptidase-like regulatory domain-containing protein, with translation MKLLFILCCFLVCTSYVNAQNLETISGIVKGTDDLENIHVINKTCKTFTITSKTGSFEIPAKLNDTLLFSSIQYSALEVVVNTTAIYTKRITVDLEEHVNALDEVIVGKILTGNLMLDVESSEAEPEINFYDVGIPGYKGKRKTKAERDLSGAGGEFKPIMLLGLLGGSLPVDPIINGITGRTTYCT, from the coding sequence ATGAAATTATTATTTATTTTATGTTGCTTTTTAGTCTGTACCTCCTATGTTAATGCTCAAAATTTAGAAACTATATCCGGAATAGTAAAAGGTACAGACGATCTAGAAAATATTCATGTTATAAATAAAACGTGTAAAACCTTTACTATAACCTCAAAAACAGGAAGTTTTGAAATTCCAGCTAAACTTAATGACACTTTATTATTTTCATCAATTCAATATAGTGCATTAGAAGTTGTTGTAAATACTACTGCAATTTATACCAAGCGTATTACTGTAGACTTAGAAGAACATGTAAATGCTTTAGACGAAGTTATTGTAGGGAAAATTTTAACCGGTAATCTTATGTTAGATGTCGAGAGTTCCGAAGCAGAACCCGAAATTAATTTTTACGATGTTGGTATTCCTGGATATAAAGGAAAAAGAAAAACCAAAGCCGAACGCGATTTAAGTGGTGCGGGAGGAGAATTTAAACCCATAATGTTATTGGGATTATTAGGAGGTTCACTTCCTGTAGACCCTATAATAAATGGTATTACGGGCAGAACAACGTATTGCACTTGA
- a CDS encoding carboxypeptidase-like regulatory domain-containing protein, giving the protein MKYYILSIFGFLSCLFSVKSYAQFVTIAGAVNGAEDLENIHVINKTSEKYTITNKTGEFTIPVKLNDTLQFSSIQYNVLEVVVDQSTILNKAIRVNLKELVTALEEVVVGEILTGNLMLDIGNASDGQGYNFFDVGVTGLLRKKTTKMEERYNQSKSFKVLTAPGGAGASFSVNSVINGLTGRTKSLREYVKMEQNDKLIFEIRNQIAVMFFDEHPLDEDYRMDFWYFCSEDPNFNKRCNSNIDEDTIVFLNVKYNEYIKNLNSTSK; this is encoded by the coding sequence ATGAAGTATTACATATTATCAATATTCGGGTTTCTCAGTTGTTTGTTTAGTGTTAAATCATATGCACAATTTGTTACAATAGCTGGAGCAGTTAACGGTGCAGAAGACTTAGAGAACATACATGTTATTAATAAAACCTCAGAAAAATATACTATAACAAATAAGACGGGAGAATTTACAATTCCAGTAAAACTTAATGATACTCTGCAGTTTTCTTCAATTCAATATAATGTTTTAGAAGTCGTAGTAGACCAATCTACCATATTAAATAAAGCCATAAGAGTTAATTTAAAAGAGCTCGTAACCGCTTTAGAAGAAGTAGTTGTAGGTGAAATTTTAACAGGAAATTTAATGTTGGATATAGGAAATGCTTCTGATGGACAAGGATATAATTTTTTTGACGTAGGTGTTACTGGACTTTTACGGAAAAAGACAACAAAAATGGAAGAGCGCTATAATCAATCTAAATCGTTTAAGGTTCTTACAGCACCAGGAGGTGCGGGAGCTTCTTTTTCTGTTAACTCTGTAATAAATGGACTTACAGGAAGAACTAAATCTTTAAGGGAATATGTGAAAATGGAACAAAATGATAAGCTTATTTTTGAAATAAGAAATCAAATCGCCGTTATGTTTTTTGATGAACATCCTTTAGATGAAGATTACCGAATGGATTTTTGGTATTTCTGTTCAGAAGACCCCAATTTTAATAAGCGTTGTAATAGTAATATAGATGAAGATACTATCGTATTTTTAAATGTAAAATATAATGAATACATTAAGAATCTAAATTCGACTTCAAAATAA
- a CDS encoding carboxypeptidase-like regulatory domain-containing protein, which translates to MKQKLFLLFVLFSIGALTAQTTERIQVSGRVVVVDTDDVEGVTVYNTSTNKGTVTNKEGEFSIEVGLLDQLEISSLQFEDIHVKIDKSVIHSKQLTVFLVTHVNRLNEVVIFPFGLTGVLHEDLNKIKTFRPDLEGINFGIGDISAYVFPDDFHSAADMSILKQGEYYNGLDMVKITNTFLKPLFKKKDNKTDKILKETDKNLGLRGVYSLTFISENFGIPTSQIDDFVSYVDLHIDPKLLQEGQEIQLLEYLSTASEEFLRK; encoded by the coding sequence ATGAAACAAAAATTATTTTTACTATTTGTACTATTCTCAATAGGTGCTTTAACTGCTCAAACAACAGAGCGTATTCAGGTTTCTGGTCGTGTAGTTGTCGTTGACACAGATGATGTTGAAGGCGTAACCGTTTATAATACATCGACAAATAAAGGAACTGTAACAAATAAAGAAGGGGAGTTTAGTATAGAAGTAGGACTATTAGATCAACTTGAAATTTCTTCCTTACAGTTTGAAGATATACATGTAAAAATAGATAAAAGTGTAATACATTCTAAACAATTAACCGTGTTTCTAGTAACTCATGTTAATCGTTTAAATGAAGTAGTTATCTTTCCGTTTGGACTCACAGGTGTATTACATGAGGACCTTAACAAAATAAAAACATTTAGACCAGACTTAGAAGGAATAAATTTTGGTATAGGAGATATCTCTGCTTATGTTTTTCCTGACGATTTTCATTCGGCAGCAGATATGAGTATTTTAAAACAAGGTGAATATTATAATGGCCTGGATATGGTGAAAATTACCAATACATTCTTAAAACCTTTATTTAAAAAGAAAGACAATAAAACTGATAAAATATTAAAAGAGACTGATAAAAATCTAGGATTAAGAGGGGTATATTCTCTAACTTTTATTTCTGAAAATTTTGGAATCCCAACATCACAAATAGATGATTTTGTAAGTTATGTAGATCTACACATAGACCCTAAATTACTACAAGAAGGTCAAGAAATACAATTATTAGAATATTTATCTACAGCTAGTGAAGAGTTTTTAAGAAAATAA